The genomic window TTTATTCATCAACACCCCCGGCTGTTGAATGAAATTCCCCGGGGAACCCGGCTGTACAATGAGATCAAGCGCTGCAGGTCCGCCTCTGAACGATCCAACAGTACCGTCAAAGAAACCCTGAATATCCTGGAAAAACCCATTGTGTATAATAAGGTAAGGGCAGATATCCTGGTACAGATTGCAACCATTGTCCTGCTTTTATATCGGGCGTTCGCCTTTATCGTCAAAATATCGATGCTGTTCATGAAATACCGGGAGACACAAGATCCGGACATTGCAAAAAAGTTACAGGCGTTTGAGGTGCCAAAGGCCATCCGGAATATCATCCAAAGAGAATGATCCGAAAACAGACCGATTCTGCTCCCTGCCTGAAGGTCAGTTCCTGACCTTACGTCCTTCTTTTTTTCTCTGCTGATTTTTTCTTCTTTTCTGGTCAATTTTGTTCCCGATTTAAGATCAATATATCGGTTTTTTCTGTCCCACAGCTTTTACTACCCGTCGCTTTTCGCACCTGCTGACCGGTACCGCGATTTTAGGCCCCAGTATTAAACAACCTCAATTATGATAAAAAAGGTTTTCACTTTAAAGACTATTATTATAATATGACCTGGTTAAAAGCAATCACTCATTTGGGAAAGAATGGCCCATGAAGGTGTTTTCCAGAAAATCACACATCCCGGTGCCGGTGGCCCGCCTGTTTGCCTGGCATGCCAGAGACGGCGCCATCCAGCGCCTGACCCCGCCCTGGGCCCCGATGGCACTCAAATGGCGGCAGGGCAGCGGCATTGACAAAGGGGTGCGTGTGGGCTTTGACATGCGGGTGCTGGGAATTCCCATGACATGGGAAGCCGAGCACATCGATTATTATGAGAACCGGATGTTCAAAGACCGGCAGATCAAAGGGCCGTTTGCCCGCTGGGAGCATACGCATCTGTTTGCGCCAGACAGGGGCCAGGGGTCTGCCATGACGGATCAGGTGGCATATGAGCTGCCCGGGGGATGGTTGAGCGCGCCGTTTGACCGTCGTGTACAAAAAGAACTGGCCCGGATGTTTGATTACCGGCACCGGGTGCTGGCCCATGACCTGATCCATTACGCGGATCAGTGCCGGCCCATGCGGATTCTGATATCCGGCGCATCCGGCAGTATCGGCAGCGCGCTGGTGCCTTTTTTACGTACCTGCGGCCACAAGGTGATTTGCCTGGTCCGGCATAACGGCCCTCTGGCTGACGATGACGTGTTCTGGGATCCGTATAACGATATTCCGGACATGGCATCCATCGGTCGGGTGGATGCAGTGATCAACCTGAACGGCAAGGATATTTCCCGGGGAAAATGGACGGACGGGCAGAAACAGGCCATCATGGATTCCCGGATACAGCCCACCCGGTTGCTGGTAAAAAAGATGCTGGAGATGGATCAGCGGCCTGAAGTGTTTGTTTCCGCGTCGGCCATCGGGTTTTATGGAGAAGGGGCTGATGCCGTGTTCACGGAAACAGATCCTGGGGGGGATTCTTTTATTTCCCGGGTGTGCAACGAGTGGGAACAGGCCTCGTGGCCGGCACAGGCGGCCGGTATCCGGACGGTTCAGCTGCGTATCGGTGTGGTGCTCACCCCGGCCGGCGGGGCCCTGGCCCGGATGCTGCCGGCATTTGCCGCCGGGTGCGGGGCAAAACTTGGGAAAGGCCGCCAGTATATGAGCTGGATTTCCATGGATGACACCCTGGGCGGCATTTTTCATATCCTGAGAAACAAAGACATTCAGGGCCCAGTAAATCTGACGGCACCCAATCCTGTGACCAACCAAAAGTTCACCCGGACACTGGCCCGGGTGTTGTCCCGGCCGGCAGTGTTCAGTATTCCCGGATGGCTGGCCGCACGCCTGTGGGGCGAGATGGGAAAAGAAACCCTGTTGACCAGTGCCCGGGTGATGCCTGAAAAACTGATGAAAACCCAATTTACATTTCAGTATCCTGACCTGGAACCGGCGCTAGGACACCTGTTGGGCCGAATCGATTCATGACTTTGATAACAAATGGACTGTGGTATGTCTTTACATCTTAAATTGCTGTTTTCCTTTCTGATGATAGTTGCACTGGTGTTCGGATTTGTGCATATTTATTTTCCTTTGCAGGATTACAGTTTTGAACGGCTGCATATTTTTCTGTTCAACCTGTGTACAGGCGGTTCGATTCTGCTGTATTACACACAAGGGTTTAAACAGGTGTCCGGCACGGTGAAGCTGTTTTTTGCCGGATCGTTGATTTACGCATTTTCCGCGTTTTTCAACTGGTATGCCATCACCCTGGCCGTATCCGTGCCGCTCTGTTTTCTGGTGGAAAAAATCCGGATTCAGACCTTTTCCTGGATTCCGTTTGATTTTTTTCAAACACAGGTGCCTGTGGCCAAAAAATTTCACCAGTCCGCTTTATTATGCCTGTCCACGGGGATCGCCATCGCCGCTGTGGTGATCTTAAACAATGAATACTTTCACTGGGTGTATATGGAAAAACTGGTGCTGAACACGTTTTTTTTAGGGTTTTCATTTCCTTTGTCATTGATCACGCTGTCTCTGGTATTTTCCATGCTCAGGCAGATTGAAGGGTCGGGTTTGAAAGTATTCATGGAGCT from Desulfotignum phosphitoxidans DSM 13687 includes these protein-coding regions:
- a CDS encoding TIGR01777 family oxidoreductase; translated protein: MKVFSRKSHIPVPVARLFAWHARDGAIQRLTPPWAPMALKWRQGSGIDKGVRVGFDMRVLGIPMTWEAEHIDYYENRMFKDRQIKGPFARWEHTHLFAPDRGQGSAMTDQVAYELPGGWLSAPFDRRVQKELARMFDYRHRVLAHDLIHYADQCRPMRILISGASGSIGSALVPFLRTCGHKVICLVRHNGPLADDDVFWDPYNDIPDMASIGRVDAVINLNGKDISRGKWTDGQKQAIMDSRIQPTRLLVKKMLEMDQRPEVFVSASAIGFYGEGADAVFTETDPGGDSFISRVCNEWEQASWPAQAAGIRTVQLRIGVVLTPAGGALARMLPAFAAGCGAKLGKGRQYMSWISMDDTLGGIFHILRNKDIQGPVNLTAPNPVTNQKFTRTLARVLSRPAVFSIPGWLAARLWGEMGKETLLTSARVMPEKLMKTQFTFQYPDLEPALGHLLGRIDS